The stretch of DNA GCGAGGCCCACGTCGCCAGCACCACCCCGGCGACGAAGAAGTAGACCAGCACGGCCAGCCGCGCCCTGCGCAGCTCACCCGCCGTCCTCGCCGCGTCCACCGCCTGCGCCTGGGACGCCTCGGACACCATTCGGCCACCTCCGGACCCTCGTACAACGCTTCCGCTCACACCGCCGGCGCTCCGGGGCCGGCGGCCCGTCTCTTCTTCCTCTGCAACCCCGGAACGGGGCCGTCCGTGGCACCGGCAGGGGCGCGGGTCTTCCGCACGGCCCCGGCCGGGGAGCGCACCGCCTCTCCGGCGCGGCGGTCGGCCCCGGGGACCCGGCGGAGCCGCCACCGCCGAGCCCCGGGACGGCCGCGGCCCCCATGCCTCCCGGTGGCGCTGACCGCCGAGGCGCCCGGACGGACGGCCCGGGGAGGCCGCCCGCGCCCCACCGCCCCGGCCAGAGCGCCGATCGCCCCCGAGAGTCCCCGGCGCCGCCGGGCCCGGGCACCCCGGCAGGCGATCCGGGAAGGACGCCCGCGCCCCTCCCGGCCCTCCAATGCCGGCCCTGGAGGTACACCCGCGCTTCGGCACCGTCCGCCCGCCGTTCGGGAGGCCGTCGCGGACCGCCGCGCTCCGGCCTCCAGGCCGGCGGAGCCCTGCCCTTGCCCCCGGTCCTGCACCGGTCACCGCCGCCGGCCGGGGTCGCCCCGCGGCGTCGGCACAGGACCGCTCCGGGGCGCCGGCGGGAGCACCGGTCTGGTCCTCGAGACGACCGCCCGGGGGCCGGAACACCCGGTCAGACGGTGACGACCGCGACTCCGGCCGCGCGGATCTCGGCGACCGCCCCCTCGTCCGCGCCGGCGTCGGTGACCAACGCGTCGAGGTCGCCGACCGGGCAGACGTGGCCCATCGCGACGTGGCCGATCTTGGTCGAGTCGGTGGCCGCGATGGTGCGCCGGGCCGAGCGCATCGCGGCGCGCTTGACCGCGACGTCGGCCAGGTCGTGCGCGGTGAAGCCGTCGGCGACGGACAGCCCGCAGCAGCCGAGCACGGCGACGTCGAAGCGGACCGCGGCCAGCGCGGCCTCGGCCAGCGGCCCGTGCAGGTTGAGCTCGCCCGCGCGGACCTCCCCGCCGGGCATCAGCACCCGGGTGTCGGCGGAGGGCTCCAGCGCCTGGGCCGCCTGCAGGGAGAGCGGCATGACGGTGACCGGGCGGCCGTTGAGCACCCGGGCGACCTCCACCGCGGTGGTGCCGGAGTCCAGGACGACCGCACTGCCGGCCGGGATCATCTCCCCCACTTCGGCGGCGATGCGGCGCTTGGCGTCGGCCGCCTGGCGCTCGCGCAGCCCGAAGGGCGGCTCCTGCCCGCGCGGGACGAGGCTGACCGCCCCGCCGCGCACCCGGCGCAGCACCCCCTGCGCGGCGAGCCGGTCCAGGTCGCGGCGGATGGTCATCTCCGAATGCCCGGTGGCCTCGGCGAGCTCGACGACGCCCACTTCGCCCCTGTCCTTGAGCCGGGCGACCACCAGATCCGCGCGTTCCGCACTGTCCATGGGTTAATTCAAACACCGATCATGTTCAGATCGCAATCTCGCGAACGTGCGATCTGAGTTCTCTTCCGGTCCCGCACAATGGGACGGTGATCGAGGAACCGGTGGAATGCGAAGTGTGGTGGGCCTCCCCCGCCCAATCCGACCCGGCCCTGCTGGAACTGCTGGACGACGCGGAGCGCGCCCGGCACGGACGTTTCCGGCGCGCCGCCGACCGGGACCGCTACGCCGTCGCGCACGCGCTGGCCCGGCTGGTCCTCGCCGAAGCCGCGGGCTGCGGCCCCGCCGAGGTGGCCTTCGTCCTGGAGTGCCCGCACTGCGACGGGACAGAGGACCGCGAGCCGCACGGCAAACCCCGCCCGGCGGGCCCGGCCGCCGGCCTGGAGCTGTCCATCAGCCACTCCGGCGACCGCGTCGCCGTGGCACTGGCCCGCGGCGTCCCGGTCGGCGTCGACGTCGAGGAGGTCTCGGAGCGGCGGGACGTCGCAGGGCTGGCCGAGATGGTGCTGGCCCCGGCCGAGCGCGCGGCGCTGGCCGCGCTGCCCGCCGAGCGGTCCGCCCTCGCCTTCTACGACTACTGGGCCCGCAAGGAGGCGCTGCTCAAGGCGTCGGGCGAGGGGATCTACAGCGGGCTGACCGCGGTCTCCGTCACGCCCCCCGGCGAGCCGCCCCGCGTGCTGTCCTGGGCCACCCCCGGGGCTCCCCCGCTGGACCGGGTCCGCCTGCAGGGCCTGGACGCCGGTTCCGGCTACCGGGCGGCGCTCGCGGTCCTCACGCCGGCCCCGGTCGCCGTCGCCGTGCGCGACGCCGCCCCGCTGCTCTCCCCACTCGCCGCGGACGATCCTCCCCCGGGCTGATCCGGGCTCCCCTCCGGGAGCGCGGCGGCCGCCGCGCGGACGGCCCCCGCCCCAGGCCCCGTCCGTTCGGTCACGGGCCCGGAGCCGCCGGCGCGCCCGGCACCGGGGCCGACGGAGACGGGGAGGGGCGGCCCGCCGGACGGGGTTCCACCGGACGGCCGGAGCACCGGCCGGGCCGGGCGCCGTGCCGGAGCCGGCTTCCCGTCCACCGCGTCCCGGCGGTCCCACCGGGGAGGCGGCTCCCGCCGCCCCGGCTCCGGAGGCCGCCGGGCCGCACCGTCCGGCCGCGCCGGGCGATGGCCGCCCGCCCCTCCCGCCTCGATCTCGGCGCCGCCTCCGGTCCGACGCCGGCGAGGCGGCACCGAGATCCGCGCCCTGCGGGGTTCCGGAGCGCTCCGGCGGTGCGGTCCTCCCCTTTCCCCGCGCCCCTCAGAGACCGCTGGGGATGCGGGTGGGCGCCCAGAGTGCTCGACCTAGGGGCGTCCCGCAGAGGCGGCGGCGGGCCGTGCGCCCCCTGCCCCCGCCGCCCCGGCGGCAGGAAGGGGCGGGCGGTGCGCCGTCTCCGATGGCGTCGAGCTCAACGAGGTGGCACCGCCCCCAGGGTCGGCTTCACCGCGGGCGGAAAAGCACGAGGCGGCCGCACCGGGTGACCACCCGCATGCCCGGCAGCCCCTCAGGCCGCCAGGGCCAGGGCGACACCGAAGGCGGTGAGCGCGACGCCGCCGGTCAGCTCGATGCCCTGGCGGACGCGGCGGCGGCGCATGAACTCCGCCAGGGTGCTGATGCCCAGCACGTAGACGAGCCACCAGCAGACCACCACCGCCACCGAGACCGCACCGAGCAGCGCGGTCTGCGCGGTGGCCGCCTCCGGGGCCGTGACGAACTGCGGGACCACCGTGACGAAGAAGACCAGCGGCTTCGGGTTCAAGGCGTTGTTCAGCAGCCCCTGGAGGAACGGGGAGCCGCCGCGGGAGGCGCCGGGTCCGGCGTCCCGGACCGTGTCGAAGGCCTCCGCGCCGGCCTGCCGGGCCCGGCGGGACCGCCACAGGCCGAGCACCGCGCTCAGCCCGAGGTAGGTCAGGTAGGCGGCACCGGCCAGCTGGAGCACCCGGAGCACCTCCGGGTGCGAGGAGACCAGGACGGCGAGGCCCGCGGTGGCCAGCACCGCCCAGCCCGCGATGCCGGTCACCGACCCCGCCGCCGTCCCCAGGCCTGCCCGGCGCCCGCCGCGCGCCGTGTTGCGGGTCACCAGTACGAAGTCGGGCCCGGGAAGGACCGCCATCAGCACCGCCGTCGCGACGAACCCGCCCAGGTGCTCCGGAAGCGGCATCACTGTGCCGCGCCCCCTCTCCCCTCGGTTCCGCTCTGGCGCTCCCGCGCCGGTGGATTCACGGAACAAGCCGGATGATCCCGGCCAACGAACGAAACAACAGCAGCAATTATGTACGACCTCCGAGACAGGAACCAAATCGCCGTGATATATTCGGCGGATGCCGCAGAATGTCGATCTGGATCCGGTGGACCTGCGGATTCTCCGGGTCCTGCAGAACGATGCACGGATCACCAACCGCGACCTGGCCGCCGAGGTCGGCGTCGCCGCCTCCACCTGCCTGGACCGGGTGAACCGGCTGCGCGCCGCCGGCGTCATCGAGGGCTACCGGCTGCGCGTCTCCCCCGAGGCGCTCGGCCTGCCCATCCAGGCCTTCCTCACCTTGCGCACCCAGCACAGCCGGGAGGTGCTGGAACCTCTGACCGAGCACATCCTGGCCCAGCCGGAGACCCGGGCCCTGTACAACATCGCCGGCGCCGCGGACTTCCTCGTCCTGGTGGCCTGCGCCGACGTCGCCGCCCTGCAGCGGCTCATCGTCGACGAGCTGACCGCCCGGCCCGAGATCCACCAGATCCAGACGATGCTGGTGTTCCAGGAGTGGGAGGGCGGCCCGCTGCTCCCGCCCGGCGCGCCGGCGGACTGACCTTTCCTTGAAGACAGGTCGGCCTTGCCCGCGGGCCAGCAACTCCTCGCTTGACCGGCGTCACGCACCGCTTGAACCATGTGATGGTGCGTAGCCGAATCGTCCGCAGAGCCCGGTTCGTCCGCGACCCCCGGCCGGCCGCCCGGTGAGCGCCCCGGCTCCCCGGGCGGTGCCCGCCTCGGTGGTGGACACCGTGCACGGCCGCCCCGTCCCCGACCCCTACCGGTGGCTCGAGGACTCCGAGAGCACCGCCACCCGGCGCTGGCTGGACGGACGCGAGCGCGAGTTCGCCGCCGCGCTCAAGGAGTGGCCGCTGCGCGACCGGCTCGCCGCCGACATCCGGCACCTGGTCGACACCGACCTGTGGTCGCCGCCGCGGCACCGCGGCCGCACCGCCTTCGCCTCGCTGCGGCCCGCCGGCGCGGAGCACCCGCGCATCCTCGCCTTCGACGGCCCCGCCCCGGACCGGGCGCGCACCGTGTTCGACCCCTCGGCGGCCGACCCCGCCGGGCGCACCACGCTGGACGCCTGGGAGCCCTCCCCCGACGGCCGCCTGGTGGCCGTGCAGACCTCCACCGGCGGCACCGAGCGCGGATCGCTGCGCGTGCTGTCCGCGGCCACCGGCCGCCCGGTCGAGGAACCCCTCGCCGGCCTGCGCTACACCCACGTCGCCTGGCTCCCACCGGAGGCCGGGCTCGGCGACGCCTTCTACTACGTGCGGCGGGACGGCGCGGGCGTGCGCGGGCTCTGGCTGCACCGGGTCGCCCCCGAGGGCGCCCCGCCGGTCCCCGACACGCTGGTGCGCCGGTGCGCCTCCCCCCGGACCGTGCCCGGCGTGCGGCTGCTCGGCGGCAGGCTGCTGCTGGCCACCGAGAGCCACGGCACCGGCCACCGCAACGACCTGTGGCTCGCCGACGTCTCCGCCCCCGGCGCCGCCGAGGCGCCCGACTGGGCGCCGCTGCAGGTCGGCGAGGAGGCCGAGACCGCGGTCGACCTCGGCCCCGACGGCCTGCTCTACCTGCGCACCACGCTGGGCGCCCCGCACCGGCGGATCTGCGCGGCCGCCCCCGGCTCCCCCGGCCCCGAGCACTGGCGCGAGGTCGTCCCCGAGGACCCCGGCGCCACCCTGGACGGGTTCACCGCCACCGGCACCGCGGAGCGGCCCGAGCTGCTGGTGGTCCGCACCCGGCTGGGCATCAGCGAGCTGACCGCGCACGACGCGCGGGACGGCCGCCCGCTGCGCACCGTCGAGACGCCCGGCGAGGGCATGGTCTCCGAACTGGAGCAGGACGGGGCCGGCGGCGCGCGGTTCTGCTACGCCGACGTCGCCACCCAGCAGACCGTGCAGCTGCTCGCCGCCGGCGCGCCGCGCCCCGTCGCCTGGCCGCCGCCCGGCCCCGGCAGGCGGCCGCCCGCACCCGCCGCCCGGGTCCGCCGGACGGCGCTGCACGGCCGCTCCGCCGACGGCACCCGGGTGCCGGTCACCCTGTTCTCCGCGGACGGCGGCGACCGCCCCGGCCCCACCCTGCTGCACGCCTACGGCGGCTTCGGCCGCCCCCGTATGTTCGGGTTCAGCGCCACCGTGCTGGCCTGGCTGCGCGCCGGGGGCCGGTACGCCGTGGCCCACGTGCGCGGCGGCGGCGACGGCGGCCGGGATTGGCACCGGCTCGGCGCCCGCCGGAACAAGATGCGCTCGGTGGAGGACCTCGCGGCCGCCGCCGACGCCCTGGTCGAGCGGGGCCACTGCACCCGGGACCGGCTCTGCCTGTCCGGCGGCTCGGCCGGCGGGCTGCTGGTACTGGCCGCCGCGGCGCTCCGCCCCGGCATGTGCGCGGCGGTGATCGCCTCGGCGCCGCTGGCCGACATGGCCCGGTTCGAGCGGTTCGGCCTGGGCGCCATGTGGACCCGCGAGTTCGGCACCGCCGCCGACCCGGACGACTTCGCCGCACTGATGGCCTACTCGCCCTACCACGTCGCGCTGGAGAGCGCCGGGCCGGACCACCCGGCGGTGCTGCTGACCGGGTTCCACTCCGACACCCGCACCGGCGCGGAGCACCCCCGCAAGATGTGCGCGGCCCTGCAGGGCGCCGGCGCCCCGGCGCTGCTGCGCTACGAGCGCGACGTGGGCCACGGTGCCCGCGCGGTGTCCCGCGCCGTCGACCTGGCGGCCGACGCGCACGCCTTCGCCGCGGCCCGGATCGGGCTGCCGCCGCGCCCGGGACCGCCGGGCCCCTGAAGCCTCTGCCCGCCCGGGCAGGGAGTCCGAAACCGATGAGGAAAGGACGGTAGCGAGATGGAGCCAGTGGAGCGGATCGAGGTGGAGGTCGAGGACCTCACCGAGGTGACCTCGCGCGACATCACCGCGGGCGGGGACAGCGACGGCACCGACGGCAGCTCGGACTTCATCTGAGCACCGGCGGCGCCCGCCGCCCTGTTCCGTAGAACGTACCGACCCATGATCCGGTGAGACCCACCGGAGCGCCGCCGGGGCGGGTCCCGCCCCGGCGGCGCCTTCCGCGCGGACCCGCGGGAGGGCCGCGGCGCCGGCCCCTCCCGCACCGGGGAAGGCCGGGCCGTCCGCCGGCCCGCACCGCCCCCCCGGACACCCCAGCCCTGGAAGGAGCCTCTGTGCCCGCCTGGTACTCGCTCAGCACACCGCGGCACCGCCCGCGGGGCCGGGCCTGCGAGCCCCGCCCCCCGCACCGCCCCGCGGAAGGCCGGGTTCCCGCCCGCGCCGCATGCCGGAGCGCCCTCGGGGAGGTCCGATGACCGACGCCCTGTTCACCGGAACCGTGCGCGACGCCATCGGCCGGGAAGAACTGGCCGCCCGGATCTCCGAGGACGTGATCTTCGCCGACATCGGCGAGGAGGCGGTGCGCGCGCTGCTCGACTTCGACGTCCTCGACGAGATCCTCACCACCCGGCCGCTGGCCCCGCCTCGGCTGCGGCTGCACCGCGAGGGGTCGCCGGTCCCGGCCGACCGGTACACCGCCACCGGCGAGCTGTCCCGATCCGCCACCCGGGTGATCCGGCCCGAAGGGCTCTACCGCGAGCTGCGCGCCGGGGCCAGCCTGGTGCTGGACAGCATCGACCGGCTGCACCCGCCGATCCGCGCCGCCGCCGACGACCTGATGCGCCTGGTCCGCGAGCGCGCCCAGGCCAACCTGTACCTGATCTGGGGGGACTCGCACGGCTTCGACACCCACTGGGACGACCACGACACCTTCATCATCCAGGTGATCGGGACCAAGGCCTGGAAGGTGCACGGCCAGGGCAGCCGGCCCTACCCGATGAAGGTCGACTCCGACCACGCGCACACCGCCCCGGAGGGCACGGTGTGGGAGGGGGTGCTGCGCCCCGGTCACGTGCTGCACGTCCCGCGCGGCTGGTGGCACACGGTCACCGGCACCGGCGACGTCAGCGCGCACCTGACCTTCGGGTTCACCCGCGCCACCGGGGTCGACTGGGCGCGCTCGCTGGTGGAGCGGCTGTTCGAGGAGGAGGTGTTCCGCCGCGACCTGCCCCGGTTCTCCGCGGCCGAGGACCGCCGCAAGCACCACGACCGGCTGGTCCGGGTCCTGGCCGAGCTGGCAGAGGAGCACGGCGTGGACGACTTCCTCGCCGACCGGGACGCCCGCTTCCCGCGCCGGCAGTCCTTCTCGCTGCGCGCGGCGGTCGAGGACGACGCCCCGATCGGCCCCGGCACCCTGGTGGAGTTCGTCCCGCTGCTCGACCCGCCGGTCGAGCGCGACGGGGACCGGATCACGGTGGCCGTGTCCGGCCGCCGGTACGGCCTGCCCGCATCGGCCGAGCCGGTGCTGGCCGTGCTGGCCCGGGACCGCGAACTGAGCGCGGCGGAGCTGGCCGAACGCTCCGGTGCCTCCCGGGAGACCACCGCGGCGGTGCTGCGCGCGCTGGTCCGCCACCACCTGGTGCTGCTCCGCTGACCCCTCCTCTGGCCCCTCCTCGGGCGGGCCTCGGTCCCCGGCCCGCCCGAGGCCCGGCCGCGCCGTTCCCCGGATGGCAGATCCGCGGCGGTCCGGCTCAGCCCTGCCCGGCCTCCTCGGCCCCGGCCCTGTCGGCCCCGCCGGAGAGGCCGGGGCGGAGGCGGCCGGTCGGGTGCGGCGTCTCGCGGAGCGAAGGTTCAAGCGGGCGGCGAGGGCGGGAAGGGGCACCAGCTGGTCGGTCGGGCGCGGCGCCCCGCAGAGCGAAGGTTCAAGCAGGCGGCGAGGGCGGGAAGGGGCACCAGCTGGTCGGTCGGGCGCGGCGCCCCGCAGAGCGAAGGTTCAAGCAGGCGGCGAGGGCGGGAAGGGGCACCAGCTGGTCGGTCGGGCGCGGCGCCCCGCAGAGCGGGCGTTCAGACCGGCGGCGAGGGCAGGAGGGGGCACCGGCTGGTCGGTCGGGCGCGGCGCCCCGCAGAGCGGGCGTTCAGACCGGCGGCGACGGCGCCGGTAGGGGCGGGGCCGGGCACTCCACCCGGGTGCGGCGCCCCGCGGAGCGAAGGTTCAAGCGGGCGGCGGCAGGGGGCGGGGTGGTGTTCACCGGCCCGGCCCGTGCTCCCGGCCGGAGGAGGCGACGCCCCGGCGAAGGGGGGCGGGCCCGTTCGCGCCCACCAAGGGTGGCCATATCCCCGATTGTCGGTTTGGCAGCGGGGATCGGGCGGGGCGGGCGCGGCCTGCGCGCCTCCACGTCAGAGCCGATGACGTCTACCGGCGGGTAGTAGGCCCCCGAGGCCCCCGCACCCCCGCGCCGATCACTCGGGGTAGCCGAAGCGGAGCCTTCCAGGGGGCGAATGCGACATCTCGCCTCCCGCGCCGGCCCTTCCCGGGTTCCGGCCCCTACCTCCCGGCCTTCCGGGCGACCTGAACCCCCTATCCCCGGCCCGGCCGGGGCCGTTCGGGGCCCTGGCGGCCCGATCCACCCCGGGGATGCGCGCCCCGACGTCACCGGGGTGCCGTCGAGGTGCGCAGGGCACCCCCTCCCACCATCACTGTGCGTATTCGCCCAGGTCAGGGAGGGGGGCGGGTTTCCGGGCGGGTGGCCCCGGCGCCGGGGTGACGTGGACGCGGCGATCCAGCCGCCCCGCCCTGCCGCGCCGGACCGCCCGGCCGGTACCCCTCCCCGCCGTCGCTGCCGGTCTGAACGCCCGCTCCGCGGGGCGCCGCACCCGGCCGCTTCCCTCGCCCCGGCCCTACCTGCGCCGTCGCCGCCCGCTTGAACCTTGACCCCGTGGGGCGCCGCGCCCGGCCGCTTCCCTCGCCCCGGCCCTACCTGCGCCGTCGCCGCCTGCTCGAACCTTGACCCCGTGGGGCGCCGCGCCGGACCGCCCGGCCGGTACCCCTCCCCGCCGTCGCTGCCGGCCTGAACGCCCGCTCCGCGGGGCGCCGCACCCGGCCGCTTCCCTCGCCCCGGCCCTACCTGCGCCGTCGCCGCCCGCTCGAACCTTGACCCCGTGGGGCGCCGCGCCGGACCGCCCGGCCGGTACCCCTCCCCGCCGTCGCCGCCCGCTTGAACCTTCACCCCGTGGGGCGCCGCGCCCGACCGCTTCCCTCGCCCCGCCCCCACCTGCGCCGCGGCTCGGCACCGCCAGAAGCAGGTTCAGCCGTGCCCGGGGTCGTCGGCGCCGTCGGCTCCGTCGCCTCCGTCCGGGGCCTTCCGGCCGGCGGGGGCGGACGTGAACGCCTCGACGCCGTCCAGCAGACGCTCGACGGCGAAGTCCAGGTCCGGGCCGAGGTCGCCGAACGCCCCGGCTTCGCCCTCCTCAGAGGGCGGGCCGAATCCATCGGGGCCCTCCTCGGCGAGGAGCGCGCCGATGGCGGGGTAGCGCCCGGTGGACGCCGCGCGCCGGAGCACCCCGGTGTAGCCGGCGTCGAGCTGGACGTGGGTGGCCCCGCTCTCCTCGTGGACCTGCCGCAGCTCGGCCGCGACCCGCGCCATGCCCATCACCGAGATGCTCAGGTACGAGGCGACGGCCATGGTGTGCTCGGCGCCCAGGCCGGCCCGGCGCAGCGGCCCCGCCGCGGCCTCCAGCCAGCTCAGCTGGCGGGGGCCGCGCGGCGGGCCGTACATCTGGGCGTACAGCAGCCACGGCCGCCTCAGCAGCGCCGCGTACATGGCCCGCACCCACCCCCGCAGCTCGTCCCGCCATCCGGCCCCGCCGGGCGGCTCGGGCGCGGCGTCCAGGGCGGCGTCGGTCATCAGCTCGACCAGCTGCTCCTTGCCCTGCACGTAGCGGTAGAGCGACATGGTGGTGAAGCCCAGTTCGCGGGCGACGCGCTGCATGGTCACCGCTTCCAGCCCCTCGGCGTCGGCGACGCCGATCGCCGCGTCCAGGACCGCGTCCAGGTCGAGCTTGGGGCGGGGACCCCGGCGGGGGCGCCCGCGGACACCCCAGAGCAGGTCGAGGGTGCTCGGGCCG from Nocardiopsis composta encodes:
- a CDS encoding DeoR/GlpR family DNA-binding transcription regulator gives rise to the protein MDSAERADLVVARLKDRGEVGVVELAEATGHSEMTIRRDLDRLAAQGVLRRVRGGAVSLVPRGQEPPFGLRERQAADAKRRIAAEVGEMIPAGSAVVLDSGTTAVEVARVLNGRPVTVMPLSLQAAQALEPSADTRVLMPGGEVRAGELNLHGPLAEAALAAVRFDVAVLGCCGLSVADGFTAHDLADVAVKRAAMRSARRTIAATDSTKIGHVAMGHVCPVGDLDALVTDAGADEGAVAEIRAAGVAVVTV
- a CDS encoding 4'-phosphopantetheinyl transferase family protein, which produces MIEEPVECEVWWASPAQSDPALLELLDDAERARHGRFRRAADRDRYAVAHALARLVLAEAAGCGPAEVAFVLECPHCDGTEDREPHGKPRPAGPAAGLELSISHSGDRVAVALARGVPVGVDVEEVSERRDVAGLAEMVLAPAERAALAALPAERSALAFYDYWARKEALLKASGEGIYSGLTAVSVTPPGEPPRVLSWATPGAPPLDRVRLQGLDAGSGYRAALAVLTPAPVAVAVRDAAPLLSPLAADDPPPG
- a CDS encoding LysE family translocator produces the protein MPLPEHLGGFVATAVLMAVLPGPDFVLVTRNTARGGRRAGLGTAAGSVTGIAGWAVLATAGLAVLVSSHPEVLRVLQLAGAAYLTYLGLSAVLGLWRSRRARQAGAEAFDTVRDAGPGASRGGSPFLQGLLNNALNPKPLVFFVTVVPQFVTAPEAATAQTALLGAVSVAVVVCWWLVYVLGISTLAEFMRRRRVRQGIELTGGVALTAFGVALALAA
- a CDS encoding Lrp/AsnC family transcriptional regulator, with the protein product MPQNVDLDPVDLRILRVLQNDARITNRDLAAEVGVAASTCLDRVNRLRAAGVIEGYRLRVSPEALGLPIQAFLTLRTQHSREVLEPLTEHILAQPETRALYNIAGAADFLVLVACADVAALQRLIVDELTARPEIHQIQTMLVFQEWEGGPLLPPGAPAD
- a CDS encoding prolyl oligopeptidase family serine peptidase, giving the protein MSAPAPRAVPASVVDTVHGRPVPDPYRWLEDSESTATRRWLDGREREFAAALKEWPLRDRLAADIRHLVDTDLWSPPRHRGRTAFASLRPAGAEHPRILAFDGPAPDRARTVFDPSAADPAGRTTLDAWEPSPDGRLVAVQTSTGGTERGSLRVLSAATGRPVEEPLAGLRYTHVAWLPPEAGLGDAFYYVRRDGAGVRGLWLHRVAPEGAPPVPDTLVRRCASPRTVPGVRLLGGRLLLATESHGTGHRNDLWLADVSAPGAAEAPDWAPLQVGEEAETAVDLGPDGLLYLRTTLGAPHRRICAAAPGSPGPEHWREVVPEDPGATLDGFTATGTAERPELLVVRTRLGISELTAHDARDGRPLRTVETPGEGMVSELEQDGAGGARFCYADVATQQTVQLLAAGAPRPVAWPPPGPGRRPPAPAARVRRTALHGRSADGTRVPVTLFSADGGDRPGPTLLHAYGGFGRPRMFGFSATVLAWLRAGGRYAVAHVRGGGDGGRDWHRLGARRNKMRSVEDLAAAADALVERGHCTRDRLCLSGGSAGGLLVLAAAALRPGMCAAVIASAPLADMARFERFGLGAMWTREFGTAADPDDFAALMAYSPYHVALESAGPDHPAVLLTGFHSDTRTGAEHPRKMCAALQGAGAPALLRYERDVGHGARAVSRAVDLAADAHAFAAARIGLPPRPGPPGP
- a CDS encoding JmjC domain-containing protein: MTDALFTGTVRDAIGREELAARISEDVIFADIGEEAVRALLDFDVLDEILTTRPLAPPRLRLHREGSPVPADRYTATGELSRSATRVIRPEGLYRELRAGASLVLDSIDRLHPPIRAAADDLMRLVRERAQANLYLIWGDSHGFDTHWDDHDTFIIQVIGTKAWKVHGQGSRPYPMKVDSDHAHTAPEGTVWEGVLRPGHVLHVPRGWWHTVTGTGDVSAHLTFGFTRATGVDWARSLVERLFEEEVFRRDLPRFSAAEDRRKHHDRLVRVLAELAEEHGVDDFLADRDARFPRRQSFSLRAAVEDDAPIGPGTLVEFVPLLDPPVERDGDRITVAVSGRRYGLPASAEPVLAVLARDRELSAAELAERSGASRETTAAVLRALVRHHLVLLR
- a CDS encoding TetR/AcrR family transcriptional regulator, with translation MTSQHSDASDDGPSTLDLLWGVRGRPRRGPRPKLDLDAVLDAAIGVADAEGLEAVTMQRVARELGFTTMSLYRYVQGKEQLVELMTDAALDAAPEPPGGAGWRDELRGWVRAMYAALLRRPWLLYAQMYGPPRGPRQLSWLEAAAGPLRRAGLGAEHTMAVASYLSISVMGMARVAAELRQVHEESGATHVQLDAGYTGVLRRAASTGRYPAIGALLAEEGPDGFGPPSEEGEAGAFGDLGPDLDFAVERLLDGVEAFTSAPAGRKAPDGGDGADGADDPGHG